The Paramormyrops kingsleyae isolate MSU_618 chromosome 23, PKINGS_0.4, whole genome shotgun sequence sequence gaccattcatgtgtggggttgcttctcacTCACAATgttgcctaagaacacagccatgaataaagaatggtaccaaatcATCCTCCgggagcaacttctcccaaccatccaagaacagtttggggacaaacaatgccttttccagcatgatggagcaccgtgccataaggcaaaagtgataactaagcgGCTCGGGGAACAAAAGATGGACATTTTGGGttcatggccaggaaactctcCAGCctttaatcccattgagaacttgtggtcaatcttCAAGAGGCGGgtggaaaaacaaaaacccacaaattctaacaaactccaagcattgattatgcaataatgggctgccatcagtcaggatatGGCCCAGAaattgattgacagcatgccagggtgAATTGTAGAGGTCTTggaaaaagaagggccaacactgcaaataatgactctttgcataaactaaATGTAATTATCAATAAAAGGCTTTCACACTTATAAAATTcctgtaattatacttcagtatagaatagaaacatctgacactGAAGCAGCAAGCTTTGTGAAAATCAATACtcgtgtcattctcaaaacttttggccatgactgtataCTACTTTTGCAATACATGCGAGTTTATGTGATCTTTTGGCAAGCTCCAAAAATACTCCCGTTTAATTGTTCATGGACAATTCGCAAATAACCAAGACCACGAATGTCAAATGTGCAGATGTGAAGGGATTACTGTATTTCCACACAGCTAACGACAGCTCCAACATACCTGCATTGCTGAACAACTAGCCATCACACGATCCTCACTTCAGTTTATGAAACGCCGCACTGAGGTTAAGGCTACACAAATTTtcatgataattttttttttatagtttcaTAACAACAGTTCATAGTTTTCAGAATTCAAATTACTCATTAACTCCTTATAAAAAGCTGTATGGGTCACTGTCACTATGAGCTAGGTTGGGaaaaatattgcatttttaccctttttaaAGTTTACTATATATTTTAGACTTTAGACTGCTCAGAAGTGATGTGTAAAGCTTAACCAACTTTTACTTTACAATAGCAAGACGACACCACCCTGTCACAAACCAAAAAAGCCATCATGCTAAAGGAAATGGCCTTTTCAGAGAGGTATTATGTGATGTGACTGATCACTAAGGTCAGTCAAGACCATATAGGGTGGACAAGAATTCCAAACTCACACTCAAAATGTTTAACATTACAATGAAACATGCAACTAACTTATCAAAAGACTTGAATCACGTAATACATTATTTATGACTTAAAGAAATGTGTAGTATATTTAACATTGTTGATACTTAATCGCTTAAAATGAATATTAACGATAACTAAGCGATACCTGCAACGTGAAAATCCTTTACATGCCATCAAACTAAATGCTATAAAAATAGCGTTTTCCAATatctgtataaaattttaaccGCTATACTGAGGACCCCAAAGGCACTCCATGTTGAGAATGATCCACATAAACACCACACTTTACTTTATCAAACTTAAACGCAACGTTAGAAACCTACAGTGGCTGTATGGCTTAAGGTTTCCGAAATGTTAGTGTAATGCGCATATCTTAGTGTGCTGGTTTCAGTTTCATATTATCAGCGAGGGTTGCCAATTTTAGTCAGTTGGCTAGAAGATTTCCAATTGCAGACCAGTATGCATACACATGCATACGCATTTACacgtatgtaagttttattaccttgtagaTTTTGCAAACAACCCCAACGCTTCTTATATAGCTAATTTCAGGTTAACAATGGAAatatatagatttgctgtatgATTTCTTGTCTTAGAGTGGCAGACTGAAAGcctgagtgtcacgccagatgcgtgagagatGGCAACCCTCGAGAGCATTTTATTCCAACTTCGATACAACGATGATCCTGCCACTCACCCAGCACTTCTGTCAAATTGGACCACCTAAAGTAACAAAGAATGATTAAAGTACTCGTTAACTGACCTGAATAGTCGTTTATTTTCTTGTAAGAGATGGCACTGGGAGCCTCACTGCGAATCAAGTCGGCTAATTTTGTTATACCCATTATTTaggtatataaataaaaaagaataatttATGTTTTGGGGAAAACGCGACAGCACTTCCGGGTTTGCGCGTATTACACTAACACCGCCCACAATGGCCGGGCGTGATGACGTAACAAAGACGAGCAGCTCTCCGTTTGTCACGCTCGCCCCGCATCACACCTCCGCCTTCTGGCTCTTTTATTACAAATTTCAGGCAAAAAAATCGACTGATAATGTTCAGAAATCTATGTGATACTTCGGAAAACCCATACAGTGGACAAATACGTATATTTCTATACAAGTTTatgataaataaatgcaatttaaaCAATTAAATTTAAACTAAAACACACCTGCCATTTGGGATAGAAACTTAGATTTAATCTTTTCCTGGGTTattcttttattatttctgtacaTAGCCTATTCCGTGCTCTCACCTAAAATATGGTCAAATGACATCTGTAATGTGCAATTCTTAACAGCAGACACATTCCTAATAAACAACAGTACTGGATCAGCTAGAGTTGTTCAAGTCAAAATAACCACGTTAATAAAAAAGAAGCACGTGGCAATAGCATTTAGTGTAGGTCAATATCTTCAGAAATCTGAAAAGGAATAAGAGTTGATTTTCTGttagaaataatttttttataacTACAGTTTAGATCATCTGGATTCCAGCCATAAAAGCTTTGAGTTAATTGTCACAATAAAGGCCCCATAACAGTAGGAAATTctgtttaaattacatttataacactattattatttatgttatAAGTAGTCCATTTCGGCTGTCTCAAGGTGCTTCATTATGTAGTCCAGCAGGACTTTCTCATTGGGTTTATTTTTCAAGTAGAAATGGGATCCAGGAAGCATTTGTATGTTGAATTCTCCACTCGTAATGTCCCTCCAGGCTGTCAAAAAGCAGAAATATAATTCATGAAATAGGAAAAGTAGAGTGCAGGTTTTCTCTTTTAATTCTGCACTCCGGGGTACTGAAGAGACTCAAGGTTAACTGTAGACATCTATCCATTCTGGATACCACTAAGGCTGCTTCCAATGCAAAGACTAGTGGCTGAGGCTTGGTTTGCCTTCGTGTCCTTCTTGAATATGTTACTGAAATAAACAAGCTAAACTCACAAgctgttcattttgttttgtttgtttttttgaagAAGTTTCTATATACTTTTGATTCTCACCTTCTAGATCATGAGGAGAATCTTCAGTTCCATCAAAACAGGACACGGGACATGAGAGAAAAGGGTGATCAGGTCTTGAAATCCTAAGGGTGAAGACAGCATCTTGCTTTTACTTGCAAAATAGCCAAAAACATTAGCAAGCATCAATCTCTGCAAGTGTGTACTGCCACAACTAGACTACAATCATGGTTTAACTATACTTGGGTGGTCATGTGTTTGGGTTATGGCTTTAGCCTCAATTCAAGTGtcctaaaaaaataaaataaagagaaCTGACTTGAAGTTTTCCACAATGTGAAGATCGGCTTTCAGGACAGGCAAGAACAATTTTACAATCTCAGGATCTGCCAGGATTTCTGATGGAGTTCCCCCGGCAACCTTCATCCAATGCAGAAAATCCTCATCAGAGAGTCTGCTTTTCTTAGGAGCCTGAAGTCGTGTCTCTGACTGTGGATTCGAAACACAAAACCTTGTAAATATTGGAAGGGAAAAGAAATAAGTGAGgcactgtaaaaaatatttcacatcccaccataggtggaaatttcaggtcctgaaagtaaaaatccagaccaagattttgtttcaaccagctaattgagtataaagagttacagtctcagagtactcaactggctggttgaaacaaaatcttggtctggatttttactttctggatctgaaatttccacctcagCATCCGACTTACATAGGGAGCAGAGACTCCAGACAGGAACATGTGCACAGGTTCAATATTGTGTACCCTCTTCAGGTGTTCAGCAACTGCACAGCAGGTCATGGCTCCAAAACTACGACACAGAAATATTAACGGGCAAGTCACACAGGCCTCATTACTATGGACTGTGGGATCAGCCGCGACCATCACCAAGCATCGTGTTATACCTGTGGCCAAACAACGCAAAGGGCTTCTCCTGCAGTGCTGGTAGCAGTGCGCTGACAACCTCATCCACAACCTCCTGCATGCTCCCAAAGAAATGCTCCTTCACTCTGGCTTCCCTCCCAGGCAGCTTAATGGAATACACTGCAGGTGGGGCAGAGGGCAGATCATTCCCTTCAAAGCACTGTTCTCCTGCCAATTAATATCTTACCATTCTAACAATAATCGACCCGGTAAGGTTTCCAAAGCAGAATACAACCGGAAAACCTTTGCGTTTTTCCCTGGATGGTAAACTGAGGAATAGACACCATCCTTAACTAAAGGTGGAGATTAAACTGCCCCCTAACGTGACTGTTCGAAATGTAAAAACTCAGGAAATATCAAAATCTAAAAACTGGTCAGGAACAAATAATAAGgttaaaactgttaaaattattattaataataatgatgatgatgaaattATTCATAGTGCCAGACAGCATGTAGAGCTATTACAGGTCACCTGTCCCTGTACATTTGTGTTGACGGTCCGCCAGGCAAACCTTCAATAGAGCTGTGAAGCAGGTTTCCCCAGCGGGCGTAATGAATGGATCCGCCACCGGCCCAGGGAAAACACAGCAGCCTCACTGCGGCTCCGGGCTGTCTATTGAAACAGTTGATCACCTTCTCCATAGTACGAACCTGGGAACAAACTTTATCAATATTTAAAATTTGATGCACTTGAAGAACGTGGCTTCCAAATGAAGTAATATATTAAAAGATGTTGGAAAGCtttttaaattcaatttaaattcaattcaagattcaaaggTTTTATTTGTCAAACAGTAGCGATGTTACGCGTCGTACGaagtaaaaacaaacaaaagcacataaTGTGTAACAATTAAAATCGGTTTAATATTCGTGGTTTACATTTCTCGATATGATATGCGCAAACCTCTCAAGCTACGATTTTCTGTGGTTAAACAGCTTCAGCACTTCGTCCTGGGAAATAAATTTCTCTTTCCTGCTCCTGTAAGAAATGTTTTAAGGAAGATTTTCTTCATTGCGTCACTTTTCACATACAAAAACCATAATGTTCCTTTCGGTTATTTACAAGGAAGcagtattttgtattgttttattacCCGTTAAAGACGAAAATTATATTCTGGAAAAGAGAAAGATATACTATAATCCACTACAATCACGTGATTAAAATTACTTCCGGCTGTGATGCATGTCGGGTAATATAGTTATTAAGACAGAGTATTTCTGCAAGACATTTGAATTCCCTTAAATTGAACGAGCTACCCAGCTACCACAAATCTGAAATCAAGACAAAAACCCACTTTCGTGCTGGTTCAGGATAAATTCAATGCCCTTGGTTTACAGTTATGAGCAAGCCAAATGTGTCTTAAGGTGTACAATTTGGCATGTGATAGAATGTTCTACCAGTTTATATAGTGGCATTGTGAGTACTCCTGCCTCACACTTCCACGGtcgttggtttgaatcccaccttcactttgtgtgtgtatgtggtagTTACATGTTCTTGAATTATTGCAAGGGTTTCCTCACCCCAAAACATAGAGTTAATTAAGCTGTATTTGGAGAGGATTAGTTTTACATGGGgacataatacattttatttaaaatagccCAAAGACACTGTACATaacaagaaaataataataaatagattttaagataataaaaacaatacattttatttaaacaagTCTTTCAAGATACCTAAGGACATTGTacattaaaaaaagattttaaagcaataaaaacataaaatgaatttggatatataaaatcataaaactgaaaagaaaattAGAGCTAACAAAATGCACAATTAAATAGGTCAATTTTAAATTCCAATGTAAAAACAGAGAGGGTTGTGCTGGCACGGAGCTCCACAGACACAGCCTTCCACAGCCGTCATTTGCTTTTCAGAAGCGCTAACTGTGACGTTAATATCTGGATGGGATTCATTGTATCTTTGCTATCTCTGGTAATTTGGGAAAAAGACGCATTTTTCATCCTGTCTAAATCGGCCAGTCAAATCACTTTACCACCTACCCAGGGAACCTCCCCAGGtagcagactggcatcctgtgcatGGCCTGCATCGTGCTGCCTGGGAGGACCCTCCCCATGGCCCTGACCTGGAGAAGCAGTCGGAAGATGGATAGCTGCTGGATAGTCGTACTGATACAAAGGCGATAAAGGAAAGCActggcattttattttattgtgcaCAATTTCCTATAACTTAGACAAAACACTTAAACCTTGACATTGATTTGTGTCTTATTCTGCTTCACAAACATGCAGAACTCCATCATTGCAACTaacctattgacaagtagattcTGTTGTACCACAAAAAACTGTATTTTTTGGTAACACAATTACTTGGTATCTCCAAGAACCTGTAGTAGATAAGT is a genomic window containing:
- the olah gene encoding S-acyl fatty acid synthase thioesterase, medium chain yields the protein MEKVINCFNRQPGAAVRLLCFPWAGGGSIHYARWGNLLHSSIEVYSIKLPGREARVKEHFFGSMQEVVDEVVSALLPALQEKPFALFGHSFGAMTCCAVAEHLKRVHNIEPVHMFLSGVSAPYSETRLQAPKKSRLSDEDFLHWMKVAGGTPSEILADPEIVKLFLPVLKADLHIVENFKISRPDHPFLSCPVSCFDGTEDSPHDLEAWRDITSGEFNIQMLPGSHFYLKNKPNEKVLLDYIMKHLETAEMDYL